The DNA region CCATGCCGAGCGTCGCCACCGACGAGATCATCACGATGTCGCCGCGCGGCCGCGTGCGCATGCTCGGGATCACCAGCTGCGACAGGTAGAAGGGACCGAACACGTGCGTGCGCACCACGCGCTCGAACTCGAGCGGGTCGGTGTTCTTCACCGTGTTGCCGCGGCTCGCGATGCCCGCGTTGTTCACGAGGATGTCGACGAAGCCGAACTCGGCCACGGCCGCGTCGACGAGCGCCTTGCAGTCGTCGTAGCTGTCGACCGAGCCCGCGAACGCGATGGCGCGCCGGCCCAGCGCCTCGATCGCGGCGACCGTCTCCTTCGCCGCCGCCTCGTCCTTGCGGTAGTTCACGACCACGTTCGCGCCGTCTTCGGCGAGCCCGAGCGCGATCCCGCGGCCGATCCCGCGGCTTCCACCGCTCACGAGCGCGACACGACCTTCCAGCGACATCTCGGATCCTCCCATTCGGCCGCGAAGCGGCTCAGAGCTCGTAGAGCTTCGCGAGGCCCGGATCGCGCGACGCGATCAGCTCGGCCAGCGTGACCATCACCTTGCACTGCTTGAAGGTGGCGTCGTCCTGCATCTTGCCCTCGAGCATCACCGTGCCGCTGCCGTCGGGCATCGCGGCGATCACGCGCTTGGCCCAGAGCACCTCGTCCGGCGGCGGGCTGAACACGCGCTTGGCGATCTCGATCTGGCTGGGGTGCAGCGACCAGGCGCCGACGCAGCCCATCAGGAAGGCGTTGCGGAACTGGTCCTCGCAGCCGACCGGATCGTCGATCGCTCCGAACGGGCCGTAGAAGGGCAGGGCGCCGGTCGCGGCGCATGCGTCGACCATACGCCCCATGGTGTAGTGCCAGAGATCCTGCTGCGCGGTGGTGCGCGGCGCGTCGGCCCCCTTGGGGTCGGGATCGGTGCGCACCAGGTAGCCGGGGTGCCCGCCGCCGACGCGCGTCGTCTTCATGCGCCGCGACGCGGCCAGGTCCGCCGGCCCCAGGCTCATGCCCTGCATGCGCGGCGACGCGGCGGCGATCTCCTCCACGTTCGCCACGCCGAGCGCCGTCTCCAGGATCGCGTGCACGAGCAGCGGCTTCCTGAGACCCGCCTTGGCCTCGAGCTGCGCGAGGAGCTGATCGACGTAGTGGATGTCCCAAGCGCCCTCGACCTTCGGAACCATGATCACGTCGAGCTTGTCGCCGATCTCTCCGACTAGCCGCACCAGATCGTCGAGCATCCACGGGCTGTCCAGCGAGTTGATCCGGGTCCAGAGCTGCGTCTCGCCGAAATCGACCTCGCGCGCGATCTTGATCAGGCCCTCGCGCGCGTCGAGCTTGCGCTCGGTCGGGATCGCGTCCTCCAGGTTCCCGAGCAGGATGTCCACCTGCCTGGCGATGTCGGGCACCTTCGACGCCATCCGCGGGTTGCTCGGGTCGAAGAAGTGGATCATCCGCGACGGCCGCACCGGCACCTCGCGAACGGGGGCGGGCGCGCCGATGGCTTTGGGCGCGAAAAAGTTTCGGGGGCTGCGCATCTGGACGTCTCCTTGCGGGGCGCGGATTCTACCACGCATAATCGCGCGAACCCCGAATCGAGGAGAACCCCCATGGCGATCAAGGTCGGCGACCGCATTCCGAAAGCCACGCTGAAGCGCCTCACGCCCGAGGGCATCAAGGACGTGAACACCGTCGAGTTCTTCAAGGGTCGGAAGGTCGCGCTCTTCGCGGTGCCCGGCGCCTTCACGCCGACCTGCTCCGCGAAGCACCTGCCGGGCTTCGTCGAGAAGGCGGACCAGATCCGGGCGAAGGGGGTGTCGGAGATCGTCTGCATCTCCGTGAACGACGCCTTCGTGATGGATTCCTGGGGCAAGGATCGCAAGGTCGGCGACAAGGTCACGCTTCTCGCCGACGGAAACGCCGAGTTCTCGCGCGCGCTCGGGCTGGACTTCGACGGCTCGGGCTTCGGAATGGGCATCCGTGCGCAGCGCTTCTCGGCGCTGGTCGAGGACGGCGTCGTGAAGTCGCTCCACGTCGAGGCGCCCGGGAAGTTCGAGGTCAGCCGGGCCGAGGGAATCCTGGACGACCTGAAGTGAAGCGCGCGGACTTCTGATGGCCGGGCTCACCTTCGACGAGTTCAGGGTCGGGCAGGTCTTCACGCACCAGCCGTCGCGCACGGTCACCGAGGCCGACAACCTGCTGTTCTCGGCGCTGACGATGAACCCGCAGCCGCTGCACATCGACGCGGAGTTCGCGAAGACGAGTCACTTCGGGCAGCGACTGGTGAACTCGATCTTCACGCTCGGCCTGGTGATCGGCCTTTCCGTCGCAGAGACGACGCTCGGCACCACCGTGGGAAACCTCGGCATGGAGAAGGTCGAGTTTCCGAAGCCCGTCTTCATCGGAGACACCATCACCGCGCAGACGACGGTGCTCGAGAAGCGCGAGTCGAAGTCCCGCCCCGAGTGGGGAATCGTCAGCTTCGAGCACAAGGGCGTGAACCAGCGCGGTGAGGTCGTCGCGATCTGCCGCCGGCAGGCGATGATGCTGAAGGTGCGTCCGGCCGTGTCGGCCTAGCGAGACGATCGCTCTGCTCTGGGTTCCGATCACGCTCGCCGCCGCGGCCCTGCAGACGGCGAGGAACGCGTTCCAACGCGCGCTGACCGGCGCGCTCTCTCCGCTCGGCGCGACCGCGACGCGCTTCCTGTTCGGCCTTCCGTTCGCGTGGCTCTGGGCGCTGCTCGTGTTCGGCTGGACCGGAACGCCGGCGCCCGCGCCCGGGGCCGCGTTCTTCGCCTGGGCGGCGCTCGGTGGCGTCGCCCAGATCTGCGGCACGGCCTGCCTGCTGCACCTGTTCCAGCTGCGCAGCTTCTCGACCGGGATCGTCTTCTCGAAGTCCGAGGTGCTGCAGGTCGCGGTCTTCGGCGCGGTCGTGCTCGGCGACGCGATCACGATCCTCTCGGCGACGGCGATCCTCGTCGCGACCTCTGGCCTGGTGGTGCTCGCTCGCGAGGCGGGCGCGCCGGGCGTTCGCAGCGCGCTCGCGAGCCTGGCGGGACGACCGGCGCTGCTCGGTCTGGCGACGGGCGCGTGCTTCGCGATCGCGGCGGTGGGGTTTCGCGCGGCGTCGCTCTCGCTCGACCTGCCGTTCGCGGTCTCGGCCGCGGCGACGCTGGCCGTGTCGATCGCGATCCAGAGCGCGGCGATGGCCGTGTATCTCCGCGCGGCCGAGCCGGGACAGCTCGGGGCGGTGATGCGCGAGTGGCGGCGTTCGCTTCTGCCGGGTCTGTCCGGCGCCGCGGCCTCCGCGTGCTGGTTCAGCGCGATGACCCTGGAGAGCGCGGCGCACGTGCGAATGCTGGGCCTGGCGGAGGTGGTCTTCGGCTACGCGGTCGCGATCGTCGGCCTCGGCCAGCACCCGACCCGGCGCGAGCAGCTCGGCACGGCCCTGCTGGTCGTCGCGATCCTCGCGCTTCTCTACGACCGCGCGGGCTGACGGACGCCCGCGCTCCGCTACTCCTCTGGAATGCCAGTGCCACGGCCGACGATCGAGCGAATCGAGCTATTTCCGCTGCACGTGCCCTTCCGCGCCCTGGTCCGCGAGGCGATGGCGCGGTCGGCCGGAGGGCTCGGAATGGCGATCGCGGCGGAGGAGCCCTGGACCGGGGGCGACTTCGTGATCGCGCGCCTGACCGCGGACGACGGCACTCGCGGCGTCGGTGAGGCCTTCGTCTGGCTGCCCGAGACGGGCGTCTCACCGGCACAGATCGTGGACGCGGTTGCGCACGGACTGGCCCGCTACCTGCTCGGCGCGAACCCGTTCGACGTCGGCAGCCTGCGCGCGCGGATGGACGCGAACGTCGCGCGCAGCGAGGTCGCAAAGGGACTTCTGGACATGGCCTGCTACGACCTCGCGGGTCGGATCGCCGGGCGCTCCGCCTGCGAGCTCATGGGCGGACGTGGCGCGGACGAGCTGCCGCTCGCGGCGCTGATTCCGCTCGACGACGCGGACTCGATGACGGCCATGGCGCTCGCCTTCCAGAAGAATGGGACCCGCACGTTCCGGCTGAAGCTCGGCAGCGGCGTCGAGGCCGATCGCCGCGTGGTCGCGCAGGCGCGCGAGGCGCTCGGTCCCGAAGCGCGTCTCCGGGTCGACTACAACCAGGCCTACGCGGTGGACGAGGCCGTGCGGGCGATCGAGGCGATCGCCCGATTCGGCATCGACTGCGCCGAGCAGCCGGTGCGCGCCGACGACTGGCTCGGTATGGCGCGGGTGCAGCGCTCCGTGTCCGTGCCGCTGATGGCTCACGAGGGCTGCTTCTCGCT from Deltaproteobacteria bacterium includes:
- a CDS encoding glucose 1-dehydrogenase; protein product: MSLEGRVALVSGGSRGIGRGIALGLAEDGANVVVNYRKDEAAAKETVAAIEALGRRAIAFAGSVDSYDDCKALVDAAVAEFGFVDILVNNAGIASRGNTVKNTDPLEFERVVRTHVFGPFYLSQLVIPSMRTRPRGDIVMISSVATLGMAGGGAPYNVGKAGMEALALTLAKEEKKHGIHVNIVAPGLVETDMGVRLAKATMGVKDIRQLDAAMPFGRVCQPEDIANAVRFLVSERASYITGEKINVYGGGQA
- a CDS encoding CoA ester lyase, with translation MRSPRNFFAPKAIGAPAPVREVPVRPSRMIHFFDPSNPRMASKVPDIARQVDILLGNLEDAIPTERKLDAREGLIKIAREVDFGETQLWTRINSLDSPWMLDDLVRLVGEIGDKLDVIMVPKVEGAWDIHYVDQLLAQLEAKAGLRKPLLVHAILETALGVANVEEIAAASPRMQGMSLGPADLAASRRMKTTRVGGGHPGYLVRTDPDPKGADAPRTTAQQDLWHYTMGRMVDACAATGALPFYGPFGAIDDPVGCEDQFRNAFLMGCVGAWSLHPSQIEIAKRVFSPPPDEVLWAKRVIAAMPDGSGTVMLEGKMQDDATFKQCKVMVTLAELIASRDPGLAKLYEL
- a CDS encoding peroxiredoxin, with translation MAIKVGDRIPKATLKRLTPEGIKDVNTVEFFKGRKVALFAVPGAFTPTCSAKHLPGFVEKADQIRAKGVSEIVCISVNDAFVMDSWGKDRKVGDKVTLLADGNAEFSRALGLDFDGSGFGMGIRAQRFSALVEDGVVKSLHVEAPGKFEVSRAEGILDDLK
- a CDS encoding MaoC family dehydratase, with amino-acid sequence MAGLTFDEFRVGQVFTHQPSRTVTEADNLLFSALTMNPQPLHIDAEFAKTSHFGQRLVNSIFTLGLVIGLSVAETTLGTTVGNLGMEKVEFPKPVFIGDTITAQTTVLEKRESKSRPEWGIVSFEHKGVNQRGEVVAICRRQAMMLKVRPAVSA